Proteins encoded within one genomic window of Fusarium musae strain F31 chromosome 4, whole genome shotgun sequence:
- a CDS encoding hypothetical protein (EggNog:ENOG41), with the protein MDRTLSTSHHEVTSNLKIWSCVTCRRRKIRCDRKDPCNNCTKSKIDCHFPVTGRIPRRTRDAKTPAQKQSELLSRLRRLESVVTELAAQVEDENGAKAMGQITVDKEPTESSWATSSSSLDHQTSEFDEDFGRLVVDKDGTLHVGNRFWTVFCSEVDNILQAVHDVADISENPSDSIMTEPTSNGAPAPLSHLGFVFGSADFAKALDGLNPMPSQMLFIWQTYVENVDPFIKVLHTPTIENSVKQLKGNFSSCGHNVEALLFAICLAAIASMDDETVSFNFNTPKEQLLQRYQFGTEQALARANFLTTKDITVLQALAIYLSLLPNFGAQDKVWPLMGLLLRLAKSVGLHREGNPNQYNQLEREIRRRLWWHICFIDSSSRRVDAQDLSITPASFSTCLPTNSNDVDLDNSTTQITNPNQGSTGVTLCLIRCELWYLTQAIRADTTDSLETRLGLFNALRQKVEKTYFQHLRPNQPWDSFIRTMTTLFFAKVELVIRRRSKTLPAADELLNPSITVMKAVQSLKSEPAWVKWRWQLQGQMPWHAMGVYLRQASRLPWTRELEEAWGATKALKEGVTEEMNTGPLWKSLMQLFSQAEQHREKGLKRQGANAQHTREKGDRVNSDVQQMLNNAENMSNEIPVNHPLIDTSTFDSSLHISPPADNGALSVERLSTSLGTATGDLPPWVEAGGDMNFGQGQNFGNPSSEGMADGVDWEALMDLDETWNWDFL; encoded by the exons ATGGACCGAACTCTATCAACATCCCATCATGAGGTCACATCGAACCTCAAAATCTGGAGCTGTGTAACCTGTCGTCGTCGCAAGATCCGCTGCGACAGAAAAGACCCATGTAATAATTGTACAAAGAGTAAGATCGACTGCCATTTCCCCGTGACAGGTCGTATACCAAGACGAACTCGCGATGCCAAGACACCAGCTCAGAAGCAATCTGAATTGCTcagtcgtcttcgtcgtctcgAGTCAGTCGTCACTGAACTCGCGGCGCAGGTTGAGGATGAAAATGGGGCCAAGGCTATGGGTCAGATAACAGTGGATAAGGAGCCTACAGAGTCTTCTTGGGCTACGTCATCTAGTAGTTTGGATCATCAGACTTCGGAGTTTGATGAGGACTTTGGTAGGCTTGTTGTTGACAAGGACGGTACTCTTCACGTTGGAAACCGCTTTTGGACTGTATTTTGCAGTGAG GTCGACAATATACTCCAAGCTGTACACGACGTTGCAGATATCTCAGAAAACCCAAGTGACTCAATCATGACAGAGCCTACCAGCAACGGGGCTCCAGCTCCTCTAAGTCATCTTGGCTTTGTCTTTGGCAGCGCAGACTTCGCGAAAGCGTTAGATGGACTCAACCCCATGCCCTCTCAGATGCTCTTCATATGGCAGACATATGTCGAGAATGTTGACCCTTTCATCAAGGTCCTTCATACTCCAACGATTGAGAACAGTGTCAAACAATTAAAAGGCAACTTTAGCTCTTGTGGTCACAATGTAGAAGCCCTGTTGTTTGCGATATGCTTAGCGGCCATTGCGTCCATGGACGACGAGACAGTCTcgttcaacttcaacacaCCCAAGGAGCAACTACTGCAGCGGTATCAATTTGGCACTGAACAGGCACTCGCTCGTGCCAATTTCCTTACTACAAAAGACATCACTGTCCTTCAAGCCCTGGCCATATACCTATCGCTGCTACCAAACTTTGGGGCTCAAGATAAGGTATGGCCACTGATGGGCTTGCTCCTCAGGCTAGCAAAGTCAGTAGGCCTTCATCGCGAGGGCAACCCAAATCAGTATAATCAGCTTGAGAGGGAGATAAGACGTAGGCTCTGGTGGCACATCTGCTTCATCGATTCCAGTAGTCGACGGGTGGACGCTCAAGACCTCTCAATCACCCCTGCCTCCTTCAGCACATGTCTCCCAACAAACTCAAACGATGTCGATCTGGACAACTCAACCACTCAGATTACAAATCCCAATCAGGGTTCAACAGGTGTGACCCTCTGTCTCATCCGCTGCGAGCTGTGGTATCTCACACAAGCCATCCGCGCCGATACAACCGACTCTCTAGAGACCCGTCTCGGCCTCTTCAACGCCCTGAGACAAAAAGTCGAAAAGACTTACTTCCAGCATCTACGGCCCAACCAGCCATGGGATTCCTTCATCAGGACGATGACAACTCTGTTCTTTGCAAAAGTTGAACTTGTCATCCGACGACGATCCAAAACTCTCCCTGCTGCAGATGAGCTATTGAACCCGTCTATCACAGTCATGAAAGCGGTCCAGTCTCTCAAGTCAGAGCCCGCGTGGGTAAAGTGGCGTTGGCAGTTACAAGGACAAATGCCATGGCATGCAATGGGTGTCTATCTCCGTCAAGCATCTCGACTCCCTTGGACACGAGAACTAGAAGAAGCATGGGGCGCGACTAAAGCTTTGAAAGAGGGAGTCACAGAAGAAATGAATACGGGACCACTGTGGAAGTCTCTAATGCAGCTGTTCTCGCAAGCCGAACAGCATCGTGAAAAGGGGCTTAAGCGTCAAGGAGCAAATGCCCAACATACCCGAGAGAAGGGAGACCGCGTGAACTCTGATGTCCAGCAAATGCTCAACAACGCCGAGAACATGTCAAACGAGATCCCTGTTAATCATCCTCTAATTGATACCTCGACATTTGACTCGTCTCTGCATATATCTCCGCCAGCAGACAATGGAGCTCTCTCCGTGGAACGTCTGTCAACCAGTCTGGGTACAGCGACTGGTGATCTTCCTCCATGGGTTGAGGCAGGAGGTGACATGAATTTTGGTCAAGGCCAAAACTTCGGAAACCCGTCCTCTGAAGGAATGGCTGATGGGGTGGATTGGGAGGCCTTGATGGATCTAGATGAGACGTGGAATTGGGATTTCCTGTAG